From a single Nicotiana tomentosiformis chromosome 2, ASM39032v3, whole genome shotgun sequence genomic region:
- the LOC104093480 gene encoding zinc transporter 5-like, whose amino-acid sequence MITQPLLLKITTLIYFSILFQSTPIFANCTCEPQDKDHQKTKHEALAYKLVAIASILCASALGIVIPILLNNFKSLQNDYSSLNFLIKAFAAGVILATGFIHILPDAFQSLTNPCLNSEIFGSFPFAGFVSMMFAIFTLMMESFATGYHRRAELRKAQPVNIGDGEENDGIHTHGYGQGHEHISHGPHILLERTNSSSLIRHRLISQILELGILVHSVIIGISLGTTENPKTIKPLIIALSFHQFFEGMGLGGCISQAKYRARTIAIMVLFFTLTTPSGIAIGMMISKGYNEQSWAALIVQGVLNSASAGILIYMALVDLLAKDFMDPNLHSSFKLQILANVSLVLGASCMSLLAKWGGT is encoded by the exons atgatTACTCAACCTTTACTTCTCAAAATCACAACCCTAATCTACTTTTCAATCCTTTTCCAATCAACCCCAATCTTTGCAAATTGTACATGTGAACCCCAAGACAAAGATCATCAAAAAACCAAACATGAAGCCTTAGCCTACAAACTAGTAGCCATAGCTTCAATACTTTGTGCAAGTGCACTTGGTATTGTCATCCCAATTCTCTTGAACAACTTCAAATCATTGCAAAATGATTATTCATCTCTTAATTTCTTGATCAAAGCTTTCGCGGCGGGGGTAATTCTTGCCACTGGATTCATTCACATTTTACCTGATGCATTTCAGAGCTTGACAAACCCTTGCCTTAATAGTGAAATATTTGGGAGTTTTCCATTTGCTGGTTTTGTTTCAATGATGTTTGCTATTTTTACTTTGATGATGGAGTCATTTGCAACTGGATATCATAGAAGAGCTGAGCTTAGAAAAGCTCAGCCAGTGAATATTGGAGATGGTGAAGAAAATGATGGTATCCATACACATGGATATGGACAAGGACATGAGCATATTTCTCATGGTCCTCATATTTTGTTAGAAAGAACCAATTCTTCTAGTCTTATACGGCACAGGTTAATATCACAG attttggagctgggaATTTTGGTTCATTCTGTGATTATTGGTATTTCGCTTGGAACTACAGAAAATCCCAAAACAATCAAACCTCTAATAATAGCTTTGAGTTTTCATCAATTTTTTGAAGGCATGGGACTTGGTGGGTGCATTTCCCAG GCGAAGTACAGGGCAAGAACAATAGCAATAATGGTATTGTTCTTCACTCTTACAACTCCAAGTGGAATAGCTATTGGAATGATGATATCAAAAGGTTACAATGAGCAAAGCTGGGCAGCATTGATTGTGCAAGGGGTTCTTAATTCAGCATCAGCTGGTATTCTAATTTACATGGCGCTTGTGGATCTTCTTGCAAAAGATTTCATGGACCCTAATTTACACAGTAGTTTCAAGCTCCAAATTCTTGCCAATGTATCACTTGTTTTGGGAGCTTCTTGTATGTCACTATTGGCAAAATGGGGTGGGACATAA